A genomic region of Oryza glaberrima chromosome 1, OglaRS2, whole genome shotgun sequence contains the following coding sequences:
- the LOC127761075 gene encoding uncharacterized protein LOC127761075, translating into MDRFVRVYSGGELVKGPNGVEFGNLAEEGLWFKAKPAFDELIDAVYKKLGWVPTMLSIRAQGRLNVGGGAHRHFIMVPIDDDMSWSSYVKAVFNGTEWNCLEIFVQAEICSLTEGISSERALMAIKPLYAQRQNGQPQNPEQDMSFVIPSTVNVSPLNGHPQNTRQRKPRKSTRTFSDDGCPDQNGASEAVDTTSYDLIGQYDADHRARALASGQHLTELNPRTREPLRFDRRYERYLRPAGLMGLANICRAGLPSIDRALVSALVDRWRPETHTFHMPCGEITITLQDVAMILGLPIAGHAVTVNPTEPQNELVERYLGKAPPPDRPRPGLRVSWVRAEFNNCPEDADEETIKQHARAYILSLISGLLFPDASGDLYTFYPFPLIADLENIGSYSWGSATLAYLYRAMCDACRRQSDGSNLTGCLLLLQFWSWEHFPIGRPDLVKLKYPNVEELEDERDRPTVGLRWVVGVCARRAAPARCYEHFTNEFDLLTDDQVVWCPYREERMKELQLAPICTQDSHLWLTRAPLLYFFMVEIYMPERVMRQFGLHQVCPPPLRDTSAELHWCRRGRVHNDWAQKHKSFVDMWEAKEQDVVMEDRPYDHSSYMDYLRWYRRSTRIRLCTPKRISNGHKGGASGGSAISDSEDPFRASQLRYTPRAHLIHSVTDKLTVLAKEAASQKGCSRGKCRAFVDQVTRTCVEVIGELGGSSLCDIVDLVPCSSRAATTAAEPEAEQQRDKEEDIHHSMAPDQETESGLGSEKRSRSRTRRTQADRTVQTRSTGKRKRGRSGSR; encoded by the exons ATGGACAGATTTGTGCGAGTTTACAGTGGCGGGGAGCTGGTGAAGGGTCCAAACGGGGTGGAGTTTGGCAACCTCGCCGAGGAGGGTTTATGGTTCAAGGCGAAGCCTGCATTCGATGAACTGATTGATGCCGTGTACAAGAAGCTCGGGTGGGTGCCTACGATGCTCAGCATTCGTGCGCAGGGAAGGTTGAACGTTGGTGGTGGTGCTCATCGGCACTTCATCATGGTGCCTATCGATGATGACATGTCGTGGAGTAGCTATGTGAAAGCTGTTTTCAATGGGACTGAGTGGAACTGCCTAGAGATTTTTGTTCAAGCAGAAATTTGTTCCTTGACAGAGGGCATATCCTCAGAGAGAGCACTAATGGCTATCAAACCGCTTTATGCACAACGTCAAAATGGCCAACCGCAGAATCCAGAACAGGACATGTCGTTTGTTATCCCTTCAACGGTGAATGTTAGTCCACTAAATGGACATCCTCAGAACACACGGCAACGAAAACCAAGAAAGAGCACCAGGACCTTCTCTGATGATGGTTGTCCAGATCAGAATGGAGCTTCAGAAGCAGTTGATACCACTTCCTATGATTTAATTGGGCAGTATGATGCTGATCATCGGGCTCGTGCTTTAGCATCAGGCCAG CATTTGACTGAGCTCAACCCTCGTACCCGTGAACCTCTTCGCTTTGACAGGAGGTATGAGCGTTACCTTAGGCCCGCTGGCCTGATGGGACTGGCAAACATTTGTAGGGCTGGTCTGCCCTCCATTGATCGGGCACTCGTCTCTGCACTAGTTGATAGGTGGAGACCTGAAACTCACACTTTTCACATGCCTTGTGGTGAGATCACAATCACACTACAGGATGTTGCAATGATTCTTGGATTGCCAATCGCTGGCCATGCTGTCACTGTAAACCCAACAGAGCCCCAGAATGAATTGGTTGAGCGATACCTTGGGAAGGCTCCTCCGCCGGATAGGCCACGTCCTGGATTGAGGGTTTCATGGGTCAGAGCTGAGTTCAACAATTGTCCAGAAGATGCTGACGAGGAGACCATCAAGCAGCATGCCAGGGCATACATCCTTAGCCTGATTAGTGGTCTGCTGTTTCCTGATGCCTCTGGTGATTTGTATACCTTCTATCCCTTTCCACTGATTGCTGATCTTGAGAATATTGGTTCATACAGTTGGGGTTCCGCTACTCTGGCATATCTCTACAGGGCAATGTGTGATGCTTGCAGGAGGCAGTCAGATGGAAGTAATCTGACTGGTTGTCTTTTGCTCCTTCAATTTTGGTCATGGGAGCATTTTCCAATTGGCAGGCCAGACCTGGTGAAGCTAAAATACCCAAATGTGGAGGAGCTAGAGGATGAGAGGGATAGACCCACAGTTGGTTTACGATGGGTTGTGGGGGTGTGCGCCCGTCGAGCAGCTCCCGCACGTTGCTATGAGCACTTCACGAATGAGTTTGACTTGCTAACGGATGACCAGGTTGTTTGGTGCCCATATAGGGAGGAACGGATGAAGGAACTACAGCTAGCCCCTATTTGTACCCAGGATTCTCATTTGTGGCTAACCCGAGCACCTCTACTTTACTTCTTTATGGTGGAGATCTACATGCCTGAGAGAGTGATGCGCCAATTTGGCCTCCATCAGGTGTGCCCACCTCCATTGCGGGACACTAGTGCGGAGCTTCACTG GTGCCGTCGTGGAAGGGTTCATAATGACTGGGCACAGAAGCACAAGTCTTTTGTGGATATGTGGGAAGCAAAGGAGCAAGATGTTGTCATGGAAGACCGGCCATATGACCACAGCAGTTATATGGATTATTTGCGGTGGTACAGAAGATCAACACGTATTCGCCTGTGCACACCGAAGAGGATAAGTAATGGTCACAAGGGTGGGGCATCTGGTGGGAGTGCAATTTCTGATTCTGAAGATCCTTTTCGTGCTTCTCAGCTTCGTTACACCCCCAGGGCTCATTTGATCCACTCAGTG ACCGACAAACTCACTGTCCTTGCGAAGGAGGCAGCTTCTCAAAAAGGTTGCTCTAGAGGCAAATGCCGTGCTTTTGTTGACCAAGTCACCAGAACATGTGTAGAAGTTATTGGGGAACTTGGTGGATCATCACTTTGCGACATTGTGGATCTGGTTCCATGCTCATCGAGGGCTGCAACAACTGCAGCTGAACCAGAGGCAGAGCAACAGAGGGATAAAGAGGAAGATATACATCATTCCATGGCGCCTGATCAGGAAACTGAGTCTGGCCTCGGTTCTGAGAAGCGATCTCGATCACGGACTCGCCGCACACAGGCAGACAGGACAGTTCAAACAAGATCAACCGGAAAGAGGAAGAGGGGCAGATCAGGTTCGAGATGA